Within Halarchaeum grantii, the genomic segment ACGACGTTCGCCATCGCCCACCGCCTCTCGACGATCAAGGACGCGGACACCATCCTCGTCCTCGAGGACGGGCAGGTGGTCGAGCGCGGCACGCACGAGGACCTGCTCGCCGAGGACGGCCTCTACGCGAACCTCTGGGGCGTGCAGGCCGGCGAGATCGAAGAGCTCCCGGACGAGTTCGTGGAGCGCGCGAGCCGGCGCGCGGCGACGGTGGAGGACGCGGACGCGACCGACGACTGACGCGACCGCTCACCGTCGGTGGCGCGGTGCGGCGAAAGCGAGGGGTGTGCTCAGGGCGACCAGCCGCAGACGGTGCACTCGCGGGCGTCCGTGTCGTGGATGCCCCCGCAGTCGGGACACTGCTTCTTGCTATAGCTTCGGTCCCAGCCCTCGACGTCGTGGCCGTTGCTCTCGAGGAACGAGTCCAGAACCGAGTCGGTATCCCGCTGTGCACTCGACATACACGGTGTGCTATACCACACCACAGTAATAACCTTTGTGGAGGCTCCAACGCCGTGGGACGGCCCGCGAGAAGGCGGAACGGGGCGGAGAGGGTGGCGGACGGCCTCAGAGGTCGTAGAGGTCCCCGAACTTCGATTTCGCGTAGTCTAGGAAGTAGTCGGCCGTGTACGACTCGCCGGTGGCCTCCTCGACGAGTTCGGGCGTCGTGTACCGGCAGCCGTGTCGGTGGACGCGCTCGCCGAGCCACTCGCGCAGGGCGTCGAACTCGCCGTCGGCGACCGTCGCGTCGAGGTCGTCGATGTCGGCCGCCGCGTGCGCGTAGAGCTGCGCGGCGAGGACGCTCCCGAGCGAGTACGTCGGGAAGTAGCCGAAATTGCCGTGGCTCCAGTGGATGTCCTGTAGACAGCCCTCCGCGTCCGTCTCGGGGCGGACGCCGAGGTACTCGTCCATCTTCTCGTTCCAGACCTCGGGGACGTCCGCGACGTCGAGGTCGCCGGAGATGAGGTCGCGCTCGATCTCGAAGCGCAGGACGATGTGCATGTGGTAGGTGAGTTCGTCCGCCTCGACGCGGATCAGGTTGTCCGGGTAGACCTGGTTCGCGGCCTCGTAGAGGTCCCCGGCCGTGGCGTCCGCGAGCGCCGGGAACTGCTCGCGGAGCGTCGGCGCGAAGCGCTCCCAGAACGCCGTCGAGCGCCCGACGTGGTTCTCCCAGAGGCGCGACTGGGACTCGTGGACGGTGAGGTCGCGGGCCTCACCGAGCGGCGTCCCGTACTCCTCGCGCGGGAGGCCGAGGTTGTACTGGGCGTGACCGAACTCGTGGACGGTGCTCATCATCGAGTCGAGCGGCTCGTCCTCGCTGAAGCGCGTCGTGATCCGCGTGTCGAACTGGTTCCCGGCGGTGAACGGGTGCGTCGAGGTGTCGAGGCGGCCGCGCTCCCAGTCGTAGCCCAGCGCGTCGAGGACGTCGCGCGAGAACGCCTCCTGGGCGTCGGCGTCGAACGTCTCGCCCTCGAAGGGCGCGGCGAGGTCGGCGTCCGAGGCCTGAATCTCCTCGACGAGCGGGACGAGTTCCTCGCGGAGGCGCCCGAGGACGCGCTCGGCGGTCTCGAGGTCGATGTACGGCTCGTACTCCTCGAAGAGCACCGCGTAGGGGTCCCGGTCGGGGTCGATGTGCTCGGCGTACTCGCGTTTGAGGTCGACCAGTTCCTCGAGGTAGGGCGCGAACGCCTCGAAGTCGTCGTTCTCGCGGGCCTCCTCCCACGCCTGGAGGGCCTCGCTGGACGTCTGGGAGATCTCCTCGACGAGGTCGCGCGGGACGCGCTCGGCCCGGACGTGCTGGCGCTCGATCTCGCGCACGACGGCGGCCCGCTCGTCCGTGCAGTCGGCCGGTTCGAGGTCGGCGAGCGCGTCGGCGACGACGTCGTCCGTCATCAGGTCGTGATTCAGCCCGGAGAGCACGGAGAGCTGCTTCGAGCGCGCGGGGTTCCCGCCCTCGGGCATCATCACCTGCTGGTCCCACGAGAGCACGCCCTGCGCGCCGCCGAGCGCGGTGAGGCGTTCGTACTGTTCGAGCAGTTCGCGGTAGGCGTCGGGGGCGTCGTCGCGGTGGTCCGCCATACACGAACGGACGGCGGCGCGCCCACAAGAACCCACCTGTCGCGGCACCCGACGGCCGCCGACACGCGCCCGCTCAGAGCCACGTCTCCGCGACGTCGCGGTAGGCGGCCCGACACGTGCGGAGGGCGTCGAGCGAGACGCTCTCCGCGTCGGTGTGCGCCTCGCCGGGTTCGGCGGGGCCGACGACGACGCAGGTGGTCCCGGCGTCCGCGAGCCACCCGGCGTCGGTCGCGTGTGGCTTCACCACCTGCTCGGGGGCCGCCTCCTGTACGTCCCCGAGAGACGCCTCGACGGCGTCCGCGTACGCCGCGTCGTCGCACGCCATCGGCGGGAGGTCCTGCTCGACGACCCACTCGACGCCCGCGACGTCTTCCGCGCATGCGAGCGGCGCGCGCTCGCCCGGGACGGTGCGCTCGTCGACCGTCACCTCGCAGGCGTCCGGCACGACGTTCCACGCGCTCCCGCCGTCGATGCCGGTGACGGCGAGGCTCCCCGCGAGCGCGTTCCCGAGCACCTCCGTCTCGGGCGCCGACAGCTCGCGGACGACGTCGACGGCGTCGCACGCCCGATAGACCGCGTTCTCGCCGCTCTCGGGTTCGCTCGCGTGCGCGGCCGTTCCGGTGACGTCCAGCCTGCTCCCGCGTCGGCCCTTGTGCGCGACGGCGACGTCCACGGTGCCGGCTGTGGAGTAGCCCGTCGAGCCCTCGCCGACGACCGCGTAGTCGGGCGCGAAGCCGGCGTCGATGGCGTGGCGCGCGCCGACCCCGCCCGCCTCCTCGCCGGTGAACGACGCGAAGACGAGCTCGCCGGCGGGCGCGGTCTCTCCGGAGTTCGCGGAGTTCCGACTCCCCCCGGAACCACGGCGCTCGTCGACGTCGCGGAAGGCGAGGAGCATCGCGGCGAGCGCGCCCGTCATGTCCGCCGTTCCACGCCCGTAGAGGCGTCCGTCCGACTCGGAGACGGCGTACGACTCGCCGTCGTCGGCGAGTTGGTCGTCGGCGGGCGCGACGACGTCGTGGTGGCCGACGAGCGCGAGCGACGCGGGCGCCCCATCGTCACGTTCGCCGGCAGGGGACGCGTCGTCGGACGGCGTCTCGGTGCCGATCGCGCGCCGGGCGACGACGTTGCCGCCGCCGGGCGCGTCGTCGCGGACGACCCGCGCGTCGGTGTGCTCGCGGAGCCACCCTTCGATGCGGTCGCCGACCGCCGTCTCGTCGTCGTGGGACGGAATCGCCACGAGGTCGCGCGTCAGCGACTCGAGTTCGTCCATACGATCGGGATGATACGCGAGGGGCAAAGTTCGGTCGGGCGAGGGTGACGAGCGAGGGCGGCGTTCCGGGCGCATCCCCGGTGAGGCGGCCGGAATCGCGGCCGACCGGCGGGTTCTTGAACACGCTTATCCGGCATCGGCGAATAGGCGGGGGCATGAAAATCGTCCCGGACACGAGCGTGGTCATCGACGGCCGCATCTCCCGACGCGTGGAGAGCGGCGAGTACGCCGGGGCCACCGTCTACGTCCCCGAAGCCGTCGTCGGCGAGATCGAGGCCCAGGCGAACAAGGGCCGCGAGATCGGCTGGGACGGCCTCTCGGAGCTCCAGCGGTTGGCCGACCTCGCGGACAGCGGCGAAATCGACGTCGAGTACGTCGGCGAGCGCGCGAGCGAGACGGAGATCCAGCGCGCCGCCGCCGGCGCCATCGACGCGAAGATCCGCGACACCGCCGTCGAGTACGACGCGACGTTCGTCACGTCCGACATCGTGCAGGCCGAGGTGGCGAAGGCGAAGGGGATCGACGTCGAGTACCTC encodes:
- a CDS encoding M20 family metallopeptidase: MDELESLTRDLVAIPSHDDETAVGDRIEGWLREHTDARVVRDDAPGGGNVVARRAIGTETPSDDASPAGERDDGAPASLALVGHHDVVAPADDQLADDGESYAVSESDGRLYGRGTADMTGALAAMLLAFRDVDERRGSGGSRNSANSGETAPAGELVFASFTGEEAGGVGARHAIDAGFAPDYAVVGEGSTGYSTAGTVDVAVAHKGRRGSRLDVTGTAAHASEPESGENAVYRACDAVDVVRELSAPETEVLGNALAGSLAVTGIDGGSAWNVVPDACEVTVDERTVPGERAPLACAEDVAGVEWVVEQDLPPMACDDAAYADAVEASLGDVQEAAPEQVVKPHATDAGWLADAGTTCVVVGPAEPGEAHTDAESVSLDALRTCRAAYRDVAETWL
- a CDS encoding HVO_0416 family zinc finger protein, with protein sequence MSSAQRDTDSVLDSFLESNGHDVEGWDRSYSKKQCPDCGGIHDTDARECTVCGWSP
- a CDS encoding carboxypeptidase M32, translated to MADHRDDAPDAYRELLEQYERLTALGGAQGVLSWDQQVMMPEGGNPARSKQLSVLSGLNHDLMTDDVVADALADLEPADCTDERAAVVREIERQHVRAERVPRDLVEEISQTSSEALQAWEEARENDDFEAFAPYLEELVDLKREYAEHIDPDRDPYAVLFEEYEPYIDLETAERVLGRLREELVPLVEEIQASDADLAAPFEGETFDADAQEAFSRDVLDALGYDWERGRLDTSTHPFTAGNQFDTRITTRFSEDEPLDSMMSTVHEFGHAQYNLGLPREEYGTPLGEARDLTVHESQSRLWENHVGRSTAFWERFAPTLREQFPALADATAGDLYEAANQVYPDNLIRVEADELTYHMHIVLRFEIERDLISGDLDVADVPEVWNEKMDEYLGVRPETDAEGCLQDIHWSHGNFGYFPTYSLGSVLAAQLYAHAAADIDDLDATVADGEFDALREWLGERVHRHGCRYTTPELVEEATGESYTADYFLDYAKSKFGDLYDL